In a single window of the Calditerricola satsumensis genome:
- a CDS encoding S1C family serine protease: MLERIHSQHCREEDRAYLVRRVHARTRLSGRCVEVMAMGFYDDGFSTPPRRRGVSLWLSLLSGIAGGLVVFFGLVAAGWGPLQPAPIGDTSPAPSGPSEHRTINVDVNTAIADAVAKVEKAVVGVVTVQENFWLAQSVDREVGSGFVFERVSGRARIATNYHVVETAANGEGRLEVVLPNGARVRDVKLLGVDPFMDLAVLEIPDDGVEAVAQFGNSDDLRVGEPAIAIGNPLGLAFARSVTAGIISSTHRTVPRDVNGDNQVDWELDVIQTDAAINQGNSGGPLVNISGQVIGINSAKISAPGVEGLGFSIPINDAEPVLHDLVRHGKPQRAYLGVQIRDVASVPSEYWHDDPLYLPPDVEYGVIILDLPPMGPAARAGLKQYDVIVKLDDQKIENAAQLRKYLYKHKRPGDTVRVTVYRGGLEKTVEVKLMRDPQS; this comes from the coding sequence ATGCTGGAACGGATACACTCCCAGCATTGCCGCGAGGAGGATCGCGCATACCTCGTCAGGCGCGTCCATGCGCGGACGCGCTTGTCGGGGCGCTGTGTGGAGGTGATGGCGATGGGCTTTTACGACGACGGGTTTTCCACCCCGCCGCGTCGTCGGGGTGTTTCGCTGTGGCTTTCGTTGTTGTCGGGCATCGCCGGAGGATTGGTGGTGTTTTTCGGACTCGTGGCGGCGGGGTGGGGACCGCTCCAGCCCGCTCCCATCGGCGACACCTCGCCCGCCCCTTCTGGTCCGTCTGAACATCGCACGATCAACGTGGACGTCAACACGGCCATCGCCGACGCCGTGGCCAAGGTGGAGAAGGCGGTTGTCGGGGTGGTCACCGTTCAGGAGAATTTTTGGTTGGCGCAAAGCGTCGATCGGGAAGTGGGATCGGGCTTTGTCTTTGAACGGGTAAGCGGACGCGCGCGCATCGCCACGAACTACCACGTGGTGGAGACCGCCGCCAACGGGGAAGGCCGTCTGGAGGTGGTCTTGCCGAACGGTGCGCGGGTGCGGGACGTCAAGCTGCTCGGCGTCGATCCGTTTATGGATCTGGCGGTGTTGGAAATCCCGGACGACGGGGTCGAGGCCGTGGCCCAATTTGGCAACTCCGACGACCTGCGCGTCGGCGAGCCGGCCATTGCCATCGGCAATCCCTTGGGGCTGGCGTTTGCCCGCTCGGTGACCGCGGGCATCATCAGCTCGACCCACCGCACGGTTCCGCGGGATGTCAACGGCGACAACCAGGTCGACTGGGAGCTGGACGTGATCCAAACCGACGCGGCCATCAACCAGGGGAACAGCGGGGGGCCGCTCGTCAACATAAGCGGCCAGGTGATCGGCATCAACAGCGCGAAGATCTCGGCTCCCGGCGTCGAGGGCCTGGGCTTTTCCATCCCCATCAACGACGCCGAGCCGGTGCTGCACGACCTCGTGCGGCACGGCAAACCCCAGCGCGCGTATCTCGGCGTGCAGATCCGCGACGTGGCGTCGGTCCCGTCGGAGTACTGGCACGACGATCCGCTGTACTTGCCGCCGGACGTGGAGTACGGCGTCATCATCCTCGATCTTCCGCCGATGGGCCCGGCCGCGCGCGCGGGGCTCAAGCAGTATGATGTCATTGTGAAGCTGGACGACCAGAAGATCGAGAATGCGGCGCAACTGCGCAAATACCTGTACAAGCACAAGCGCCCGGGGGACACGGTCCGGGTGACCGTGTACCGCGGCGGATTGGAAAAGACCGTGGAGGTTAAACTGATGCGTGACCCGCAGTCCTAA
- a CDS encoding MBL fold metallo-hydrolase, which produces MRYSILASGSTGNALVVGTSRAHLLVDAGLSGKQIEAALQEVRISPASLDAILITHEHADHVKGVGVLARRYNLPVYANAATWEALGDALGPLRPEQRRVFETGEVLQFGDLFVESYGVSHDAAEPVGFCFYHGEQKLSLTTDLGYVSSRIKEKVAGSDVYIFEANHDVEMLRMGPYPWSVKRRILSDVGHLSNDDCGEALAEIIGGERPKVYLAHLSRDNNLMELARLTVQAILEENGLRVGEDLTLHDTYFDRPTRLDDLGEAPAARP; this is translated from the coding sequence ATGCGTTATTCCATCTTGGCCAGCGGCAGCACGGGCAACGCGCTGGTTGTGGGAACCTCACGGGCTCATCTGCTCGTTGATGCGGGGCTCAGCGGGAAGCAAATCGAGGCGGCGCTTCAAGAGGTGCGCATCTCTCCGGCGTCGCTGGATGCCATTCTCATCACGCACGAGCATGCCGATCACGTCAAGGGGGTTGGCGTACTGGCCCGGCGGTACAACCTGCCGGTCTATGCCAATGCGGCCACGTGGGAGGCCCTCGGGGATGCGCTGGGACCGCTTCGACCCGAACAGCGCCGCGTCTTTGAGACGGGCGAGGTGCTCCAGTTTGGGGATCTGTTCGTCGAGTCGTATGGCGTGTCGCACGACGCGGCGGAACCCGTCGGCTTTTGCTTTTATCACGGGGAGCAAAAGCTGAGCCTGACCACGGATTTGGGCTATGTCTCAAGCCGCATCAAAGAAAAAGTGGCCGGCTCCGACGTGTACATCTTCGAAGCCAACCACGACGTGGAGATGTTGCGCATGGGGCCCTATCCGTGGAGCGTGAAGCGGCGCATTTTGAGCGACGTTGGCCACCTGTCCAACGACGACTGCGGAGAGGCCCTGGCGGAGATCATCGGCGGCGAGCGCCCCAAGGTGTACTTGGCCCACTTGAGCCGCGACAACAACCTGATGGAGCTGGCCCGCTTGACGGTGCAGGCCATTTTGGAGGAGAACGGGCTGCGCGTCGGTGAGGACCTCACGTTGCACGATACGTATTTTGATCGTCCCACGCGCCTGGATGATCTGGGCGAAGCGCCGGCAGCTCGGCCATAA
- the rlmH gene encoding 23S rRNA (pseudouridine(1915)-N(3))-methyltransferase RlmH, whose protein sequence is MRITVVSVGKVKEAFLKEGVDEYAKRLRPYASLRLIEVPDEPVPDRLSVREAEQIKEKEGRRLLERLRPDDYVIALALDGAMWSSEELAAELARLATYGKSQVAFVIGGTLGLSPSVLKRADARLSLSRMTFPHQLVRLILLEQLYRAFKIQRGEPYHR, encoded by the coding sequence ATGCGGATCACCGTGGTCAGCGTCGGGAAAGTGAAGGAGGCGTTTCTGAAGGAAGGGGTGGACGAATACGCCAAGCGCCTCCGGCCGTACGCCTCGCTCCGCCTGATCGAAGTGCCCGACGAGCCGGTGCCGGACCGCCTGTCGGTGCGCGAAGCGGAGCAAATCAAAGAAAAAGAAGGGCGCCGCTTGCTTGAGCGCCTGCGTCCCGATGATTATGTCATTGCCCTCGCGCTGGACGGGGCGATGTGGTCGTCGGAAGAGCTGGCCGCCGAGTTGGCCCGCCTTGCCACGTACGGGAAAAGCCAGGTCGCCTTTGTCATCGGCGGCACGCTGGGCCTGTCGCCGTCGGTGCTGAAGCGGGCCGATGCGCGCCTCTCCCTGTCGCGGATGACGTTTCCGCATCAACTCGTGCGCCTGATCCTTCTCGAACAGCTGTACCGCGCGTTCAAGATCCAGCGCGGGGAACCGTATCACCGGTAA
- a CDS encoding glucose-6-phosphate isomerase yields MGVSITFDPRHVRPFVSERELACLEPYVQLAHDQLHRKTGPGADFLGWVDWPVAYDRDEFARIQETAARIRDEADAFVVIGIGGSYLGARAAIEMLTPPFYNQLPRDKRGGPEIYFAGHHLSGAYLAHLLDQLEGKTVYVNVVSKSGTTTEPAVAFRIIRDWLYRTAGPEVARRRIVATTDRARGALRRLATEEGYETFVIPDDIGGRYSVLTAVGLLPIAVAGIDIAAMMEGAQAAREAYATPRLADNPAYQYAAYRTALYRKGYTVELFVGYEPSLATFAEWWKQLFGESEGKDHKGIFPASVQFTTDLHAMGQYIQEGRRNLFETVVFVERPARDVTIPDDGTDGGGLAFLAGARVHDVNRRAFEGTVLAHVDGGVPNLVLRVPELSPRAFGELVYFFEKACGASGYLLGVNPFDQPGVEAYKQNMFALLGKPGFEARREALLKRLQAKA; encoded by the coding sequence ATGGGCGTGTCCATCACCTTTGATCCGCGCCACGTGCGGCCGTTTGTGTCCGAGCGGGAGCTGGCGTGCCTGGAGCCGTATGTGCAGCTGGCCCACGACCAGCTCCATCGGAAGACGGGGCCGGGGGCCGACTTTTTGGGGTGGGTCGACTGGCCCGTTGCGTACGACCGCGACGAGTTTGCCCGCATCCAGGAGACGGCGGCGCGCATTCGCGACGAGGCCGACGCCTTTGTGGTGATCGGCATCGGCGGGTCGTACTTGGGGGCGCGGGCGGCCATCGAGATGTTGACCCCTCCGTTTTACAACCAGCTGCCGCGCGACAAGCGGGGCGGTCCGGAGATCTATTTCGCCGGCCACCACCTGTCCGGCGCATACCTGGCGCACCTGCTGGATCAGCTGGAGGGCAAGACGGTCTACGTCAACGTCGTCTCCAAGTCCGGCACGACGACGGAGCCGGCCGTCGCCTTCCGCATCATCCGCGACTGGCTCTACCGCACGGCGGGCCCGGAGGTGGCGCGGCGGCGCATCGTGGCCACGACGGACAGGGCGCGGGGGGCCCTGCGCCGGCTGGCAACGGAGGAGGGGTACGAAACCTTCGTCATCCCCGACGACATCGGCGGCCGCTACTCGGTGCTGACGGCGGTGGGGCTCCTGCCGATCGCCGTGGCCGGCATCGACATCGCGGCGATGATGGAGGGGGCCCAGGCGGCCCGCGAGGCCTACGCCACACCGCGCCTGGCCGACAATCCGGCCTACCAGTACGCCGCGTACCGCACGGCGCTGTACCGCAAAGGGTACACCGTCGAGCTGTTCGTCGGCTACGAGCCGTCGCTGGCCACCTTTGCCGAGTGGTGGAAGCAGCTCTTTGGGGAAAGCGAAGGGAAGGACCACAAGGGGATCTTCCCGGCGTCGGTGCAGTTTACCACCGATCTCCACGCCATGGGGCAATACATCCAGGAGGGCCGGCGCAACCTGTTCGAGACGGTCGTCTTCGTTGAGCGCCCGGCCCGCGACGTGACCATCCCCGACGACGGCACCGACGGCGGCGGGTTGGCCTTCCTCGCCGGCGCGCGCGTGCATGACGTGAACCGGCGCGCCTTTGAGGGCACCGTGCTGGCCCATGTCGACGGCGGCGTGCCGAACCTCGTGCTGCGCGTGCCGGAGCTTTCACCGCGCGCGTTCGGCGAGCTCGTCTACTTCTTCGAGAAGGCCTGCGGCGCAAGCGGCTACCTGCTCGGCGTCAACCCCTTTGACCAGCCCGGCGTGGAAGCGTACAAACAGAACATGTTCGCCCTGCTCGGCAAACCCGGGTTTGAAGCCCGGCGCGAGGCGCTGCTGAAGCGTTTGCAGGCGAAGGCCTGA
- a CDS encoding CxxH/CxxC protein, whose translation METVRVWILCCPEHVEQALDDAVDHQQVAPHIDDVHHVAQVRGMPEIVKRACRYCGRVATYVVWAPPTGEDAKPGEETEKR comes from the coding sequence ATGGAAACGGTTCGGGTGTGGATCCTTTGCTGTCCGGAACACGTGGAGCAGGCCCTCGACGACGCCGTTGACCATCAGCAGGTGGCGCCCCATATCGACGACGTGCACCATGTGGCGCAGGTGCGCGGGATGCCGGAGATCGTCAAGCGCGCCTGTCGCTATTGCGGCCGCGTGGCCACCTATGTGGTGTGGGCGCCGCCGACGGGTGAAGACGCCAAACCGGGAGAAGAAACGGAAAAGCGGTGA
- a CDS encoding CAP domain-containing protein: MRFRMRRISFVLLGIVALFALPLAAAAATPEQEVVNLVNAERAKVGLPPLAHDAQLSRIARIKAQDMYRNHYFSHYSPTYGSPFDMLKRFGVSYAYAGENIAKGYPDAQSVMAGWMGSAGHRQNILHPAYDRIGVAHYNGIWVQLFTGDGKAGQYGSSHVVQKLAPLSGKPAVVPYTVKRGDTLYRIALAYRIPLAKLIAANPQLQNPNLIYVGQTVYVPVR, encoded by the coding sequence ATGCGTTTTCGAATGCGACGGATTTCCTTCGTCCTGTTGGGCATCGTCGCCCTCTTCGCCCTGCCGCTCGCGGCGGCCGCGGCCACGCCGGAGCAAGAGGTCGTCAATTTGGTCAACGCGGAACGGGCCAAGGTGGGGCTTCCTCCGCTCGCCCACGACGCGCAGCTCAGCAGGATCGCCCGGATCAAAGCCCAGGACATGTACCGCAATCATTACTTCTCCCATTATTCCCCGACGTACGGCTCCCCGTTTGACATGCTGAAGCGGTTCGGCGTCTCGTACGCGTACGCGGGCGAAAACATCGCCAAAGGATATCCGGACGCCCAATCGGTGATGGCCGGTTGGATGGGAAGTGCCGGCCATCGGCAAAACATCCTCCATCCGGCGTACGACCGCATCGGGGTGGCCCACTATAACGGGATCTGGGTGCAGCTGTTTACCGGGGACGGCAAGGCCGGGCAATACGGCTCGTCCCACGTCGTCCAGAAGCTCGCGCCCCTAAGCGGGAAACCGGCGGTCGTGCCGTACACCGTCAAACGGGGCGACACGCTGTACCGCATCGCCCTTGCGTACCGCATTCCGCTCGCCAAGCTGATCGCCGCCAACCCGCAACTCCAAAACCCCAATCTGATTTACGTTGGACAAACCGTCTACGTGCCCGTACGGTAA
- a CDS encoding YycH family regulatory protein: MRERLKTAVLAVLVALSVALSGLLWNAPPPSLPIERETYASFASIGEARELFDVVTPVEVVFHHGDGTHTVAYPGTPVHGVIAARLREWSFQPLAREHYTRSVWEAYARRGRGIELVFGSEIPVALLEQIVADTGELARILPTVRRIAVYRDGEGVPRAYLVSEALGKAVAARPTLTTQQLDTYLKMGRILLRVETVPIASVPGRDELARVLYVPAGPQRVRQLRYEYRAIPDFAFVQSLFVNPKLIRSGREADGRMVYTDGHRTVQTAGKDHLLAYYDGTVNPTAIRPSDGLSMAVQFVNRHGGWTGSFVLVRLTRGEDGRQQVRFREYLNGYPLVGPEGRDVGRMELEVWGSGVRTYTRSTVRLERYVGHETLTLPDAADVLRQLGAWNIPVRDIERLSLAYLCRYRDPFVDLTPVWLVERTTGEMLLVGRETETRRVHHGLE; this comes from the coding sequence ATGCGGGAACGGCTTAAGACGGCCGTGCTGGCCGTCCTCGTGGCGCTAAGCGTGGCCCTGTCCGGGTTGTTGTGGAACGCGCCCCCGCCTTCGCTGCCCATTGAGCGGGAAACGTACGCCTCATTCGCGTCCATCGGCGAGGCACGGGAGCTCTTCGACGTCGTCACGCCGGTCGAAGTGGTGTTTCACCATGGTGACGGCACGCACACCGTCGCGTACCCGGGGACGCCGGTGCACGGGGTCATCGCCGCGCGCCTGCGCGAATGGTCCTTCCAGCCCTTGGCACGGGAGCATTATACCCGATCCGTGTGGGAAGCGTATGCGCGGCGCGGAAGGGGGATTGAGCTGGTCTTTGGGAGCGAGATTCCCGTTGCCCTTCTCGAGCAGATCGTGGCCGACACGGGGGAGCTTGCGCGGATCCTCCCCACGGTGCGGCGGATCGCGGTCTATCGCGACGGGGAGGGGGTGCCGCGCGCCTACCTGGTGTCGGAAGCGCTCGGCAAGGCGGTGGCGGCCCGGCCGACCCTGACCACCCAGCAGCTGGACACCTACCTGAAGATGGGGCGCATCCTCCTGCGTGTCGAAACGGTGCCGATCGCGTCGGTGCCGGGGCGCGACGAGCTGGCCCGCGTGCTGTACGTTCCGGCCGGTCCCCAGCGCGTGCGGCAGCTCCGCTACGAGTACCGCGCGATTCCCGATTTCGCCTTTGTGCAGTCGCTGTTTGTCAACCCGAAGCTGATCCGTTCCGGGCGCGAGGCGGACGGCCGGATGGTCTACACCGATGGTCATCGGACGGTGCAAACGGCGGGGAAAGACCATCTCCTCGCCTATTACGACGGGACCGTCAACCCGACGGCGATCCGACCCTCCGACGGTCTGTCCATGGCCGTGCAGTTCGTCAACCGCCATGGCGGCTGGACCGGATCCTTCGTTCTGGTTCGGCTGACGCGAGGGGAGGACGGGCGCCAGCAGGTGCGCTTCCGCGAATACCTGAATGGGTATCCGTTGGTGGGGCCGGAGGGGCGCGACGTGGGGCGCATGGAGCTGGAGGTGTGGGGCAGCGGTGTCCGCACGTACACCCGTTCAACGGTGCGCCTGGAACGCTACGTGGGGCACGAGACGCTGACGCTGCCCGATGCGGCCGATGTCCTGCGGCAGCTTGGAGCGTGGAACATCCCGGTCCGGGACATCGAACGGTTGAGCCTGGCCTACCTCTGCCGCTATCGCGACCCCTTTGTCGACCTGACGCCGGTGTGGCTGGTGGAGCGAACGACCGGCGAGATGCTGCTCGTGGGTCGAGAGACGGAAACGAGGCGGGTGCACCATGGATTGGAGTAG
- the yycI gene encoding two-component system regulatory protein YycI, giving the protein MDWSRAKTLLIVAFFLLDLFLGYEVYHVRVLGEPFASRADAAEEATRNLLAQWKVRVEAPLPETVPNVAVLYVRSPYDLGVVRASGKRVWEHQGLLLAVWKRALRVSNPHPDAVAERLADEVFRFPEYRYDPVQSQGDKHVFVQTVNHLPLFDVTVEVNVANGYLRSYVQRYAEVRQMGLAYPAVPPQAALFTLVRNGLLPPGAVVRRVELGYTGYPTGLEEQALLPVWRIVASGRVYYVNAITGGVERPSSLERASLLLK; this is encoded by the coding sequence ATGGATTGGAGTAGGGCGAAAACGCTGCTCATCGTCGCCTTTTTCCTGCTCGACCTTTTCCTCGGCTACGAGGTGTATCATGTGCGCGTCCTGGGGGAACCGTTCGCATCGCGCGCCGATGCGGCGGAAGAGGCCACGCGCAACCTGCTGGCGCAGTGGAAGGTTCGCGTCGAGGCGCCGCTTCCCGAGACGGTGCCCAACGTCGCCGTGTTGTACGTCCGCTCGCCGTATGACCTGGGGGTGGTTCGCGCCAGCGGCAAACGGGTGTGGGAGCACCAGGGCTTGCTGTTGGCCGTGTGGAAGCGCGCGCTGCGCGTCTCGAACCCGCATCCCGACGCGGTCGCCGAACGCCTGGCCGACGAGGTGTTCCGCTTTCCGGAATACCGGTACGACCCGGTGCAATCGCAAGGCGACAAGCACGTGTTCGTGCAGACGGTCAACCATTTGCCGCTGTTTGACGTCACCGTGGAGGTGAACGTGGCAAACGGCTATCTGCGCAGCTATGTGCAGCGGTATGCCGAAGTGCGGCAAATGGGGCTCGCGTATCCGGCGGTTCCGCCGCAGGCCGCGCTCTTTACCCTCGTCCGGAACGGGTTGCTCCCCCCGGGCGCCGTCGTCCGGCGCGTCGAGCTCGGGTACACCGGCTATCCGACCGGGCTAGAGGAGCAGGCCCTCCTGCCCGTGTGGCGCATCGTGGCTTCCGGCCGCGTTTATTACGTCAACGCCATCACCGGCGGCGTGGAGCGCCCGTCGTCTCTTGAACGGGCGTCCTTGCTCTTGAAATAA
- the yycF gene encoding response regulator YycF, translated as MRGRILVVDDERPIAEILKFSLEKEGYDVLLAFDGEEAVEKARRDKPDLILLDIMLPKQDGFSVCRAIRQESDVPIIMITARDSELDIVLGLELGADDYVTKPFGMRELIARVKANLRRLQRGARDEKAVWVIGDLMIDPGAYRVTKRGQLIHLTQREFELLAYLAKHRGKVLTREHLLEAVWGYDFYGDARTVDVTVRRLREKIEDCPSQPAYLLTRRGVGYLLTAPGDGGAG; from the coding sequence ATGCGCGGGCGCATTCTGGTGGTGGACGACGAGCGGCCCATCGCAGAAATCCTCAAATTCAGCCTCGAAAAGGAAGGCTATGACGTCCTCCTGGCTTTCGACGGCGAGGAAGCGGTGGAAAAGGCGCGCCGCGACAAGCCCGATCTCATCTTGCTCGACATCATGCTGCCCAAACAGGACGGGTTTTCCGTTTGCCGCGCCATCCGCCAGGAATCGGACGTCCCGATCATCATGATCACCGCGCGGGATTCGGAACTCGACATCGTATTGGGGTTGGAGCTCGGCGCCGATGACTACGTCACCAAGCCGTTCGGCATGCGGGAACTGATCGCCCGTGTCAAGGCCAACCTGCGGCGTCTGCAGCGCGGGGCGAGGGACGAGAAGGCGGTTTGGGTGATCGGGGACCTGATGATCGACCCCGGGGCCTACCGGGTGACGAAGCGGGGACAGCTCATCCATCTTACGCAGCGCGAGTTTGAATTGTTGGCCTATTTGGCCAAGCATCGGGGCAAGGTGCTGACCCGCGAACACCTGCTGGAAGCGGTTTGGGGATACGACTTCTACGGCGATGCCCGCACCGTTGACGTGACCGTGCGCCGCCTGCGGGAGAAGATCGAGGATTGCCCCAGCCAGCCGGCGTACCTCCTCACGCGCCGCGGCGTCGGTTACCTGCTCACCGCTCCCGGCGACGGAGGCGCGGGGTGA
- the acpS gene encoding holo-ACP synthase, with translation MTATFPASEVLAVRIGVDIVDIARMQALAADERFVARVFTPAERALLDGLPPHRQAEVLAGRFAAKEAAAKALGTGFAGGIRPLDIETLRGPSGEPVLQLHGEARRRAKTLGLRQWHVSLSHTRDVAVAFVVLTGDTVPRAGS, from the coding sequence TTGACCGCCACATTCCCCGCAAGCGAGGTGCTCGCCGTGCGCATCGGCGTCGACATCGTTGACATCGCCCGCATGCAAGCGCTCGCCGCCGACGAGCGGTTCGTAGCGCGCGTGTTTACCCCGGCCGAGCGCGCCCTTCTGGACGGCCTTCCGCCGCATCGCCAGGCCGAGGTGCTGGCCGGCCGCTTCGCCGCGAAGGAGGCCGCCGCCAAAGCCCTGGGCACCGGATTTGCCGGCGGCATCCGTCCCCTTGACATCGAGACGCTGCGTGGCCCCTCCGGCGAGCCGGTGCTGCAGCTTCACGGCGAGGCCCGGCGGCGGGCGAAAACGCTTGGCCTTCGCCAGTGGCACGTCAGCCTGTCCCACACCCGCGACGTGGCGGTGGCCTTCGTGGTGCTTACCGGTGATACGGTTCCCCGCGCTGGATCTTGA
- a CDS encoding ATP-binding protein — MRRLLRSIRAKVVLLYILMLLLVLQFAGAYSVRAIEQYYLENFRTTVRAQTDLLAANVEPYLATHAGKGAPANLGADPQVLLNRFVTVSGSEVQVIDQNGTILAASFDAGNAVGQKNGYLEVYHALLGTPKETVRVDPGTGDRVQVVAVPVKRGDTVLGAVMVKASLEPTYDVLRRINRILATAGALAVVLAAVLGVVLSRTITRPIQEIMRQTNAMAKGDFSRRVRIYSDDEIGRLGQAFNHLTARLQKALADHEEERDKLASVLASMQDGVVAADSRGRVILVNRRAAHMLGQPEDALLGMPLVDCLPFPEGRAQDEELGGGRSWVVEQGDGSRRPRFLRITIMPIRRGTVQRGVIAVLSDVTEQETLERERREFVANVSHELRTPLTTLKSYLEVLQDGVMSDPELGPRFLRVAQNETERMIRLVHDLLQLSRIDSNQWRVEKAPTSLAHLLRQVKERFQFQADERNIALSLSLVEPLPPIALDRDKMLQVFDNLLSNALKYTGPGGKVSIAARMDGPWVTVTVADTGIGIPAEDLPRVFDRFYRVDKARSRELGGTGLGLSIAREIVRAHGGEIALDSEVGKGTTVTVRLPLDEEARAADAGTA; from the coding sequence ATGAGGCGGCTGCTACGCTCGATCCGTGCCAAAGTGGTGCTCCTCTACATCCTCATGCTGCTCTTGGTGCTGCAGTTTGCCGGGGCCTATTCCGTTCGCGCCATTGAACAATACTACCTGGAGAACTTCCGCACCACGGTGCGCGCGCAAACCGATTTGCTGGCGGCCAATGTGGAGCCCTATCTGGCGACCCACGCCGGAAAAGGGGCGCCGGCGAACCTCGGCGCCGATCCGCAGGTGCTCCTCAACCGCTTCGTGACCGTTAGCGGCAGCGAGGTGCAGGTGATCGATCAAAACGGGACCATTTTGGCCGCTTCCTTTGACGCCGGAAACGCGGTCGGCCAGAAGAACGGCTATCTCGAGGTGTACCATGCCCTCCTCGGCACGCCGAAGGAGACGGTGCGCGTCGATCCCGGGACAGGCGACCGCGTGCAAGTGGTGGCGGTACCCGTCAAACGGGGGGATACCGTGCTGGGCGCCGTCATGGTCAAGGCGTCGCTGGAGCCGACGTATGATGTGCTTCGCCGAATCAACCGCATCCTGGCCACGGCCGGCGCGTTGGCCGTGGTTCTGGCCGCGGTGTTGGGGGTGGTGCTGTCGCGCACCATCACGCGCCCCATCCAGGAGATCATGCGGCAGACCAACGCCATGGCCAAGGGCGACTTCTCCCGCCGCGTGCGCATCTACAGCGATGACGAGATCGGCCGGCTGGGCCAGGCCTTCAACCACTTGACGGCGCGCCTGCAGAAGGCGCTGGCGGACCATGAGGAAGAGCGGGACAAGCTCGCCTCCGTGCTGGCCAGCATGCAGGACGGGGTGGTGGCGGCCGACTCCCGCGGTCGCGTCATCCTCGTCAACCGGCGCGCCGCGCACATGCTTGGCCAGCCCGAGGACGCGCTGCTCGGCATGCCGCTGGTCGACTGCTTGCCGTTTCCCGAGGGCCGCGCCCAAGACGAAGAGCTGGGTGGCGGCCGGTCGTGGGTCGTGGAACAAGGAGACGGGTCCCGGCGCCCGCGGTTTCTGCGGATCACGATCATGCCCATCCGGCGCGGCACGGTGCAGCGCGGGGTGATCGCCGTGCTGTCCGACGTCACGGAGCAGGAAACGCTCGAGCGGGAACGGCGCGAATTTGTGGCCAACGTGTCCCACGAATTGCGCACGCCGCTGACCACCCTCAAAAGCTACCTCGAGGTGCTCCAAGACGGCGTCATGAGCGATCCCGAGCTGGGGCCGCGCTTTTTGCGCGTGGCGCAAAACGAGACGGAGCGCATGATCCGCCTCGTCCACGATCTGTTGCAGCTCTCCAGGATCGATTCCAACCAGTGGCGCGTAGAGAAGGCTCCCACGTCATTGGCGCACCTGTTGCGCCAGGTGAAAGAACGCTTTCAGTTCCAGGCCGACGAGCGGAACATCGCCCTGTCCCTCTCCCTGGTTGAGCCGCTGCCGCCCATTGCCCTGGATCGGGACAAGATGCTGCAGGTGTTTGACAACTTGCTGTCCAACGCCCTCAAGTATACCGGACCGGGCGGCAAGGTGTCCATCGCCGCGCGCATGGACGGGCCGTGGGTAACGGTCACCGTGGCCGATACGGGGATCGGCATCCCCGCCGAAGACCTGCCGCGAGTCTTTGACCGCTTTTATCGCGTCGACAAGGCGCGATCCCGCGAGCTGGGCGGCACGGGACTGGGGCTGTCCATTGCCCGCGAAATCGTCCGCGCCCATGGCGGCGAGATTGCCCTCGACAGCGAGGTGGGCAAGGGCACGACGGTAACGGTGCGCCTGCCCCTTGACGAGGAGGCGCGAGCGGCCGATGCGGGAACGGCTTAA